Proteins from a genomic interval of Treponema brennaborense DSM 12168:
- a CDS encoding TM1266 family iron-only hydrogenase system putative regulator codes for METRVALIGIVVTDGESVEQLNKLLHVYGEYIIGRMGLPYKKDKLSIISIVLDAPQDVISALSGKLGALEGVSTKTITPKTGS; via the coding sequence ATGGAAACGAGGGTCGCACTGATTGGGATTGTCGTTACGGACGGAGAGTCCGTAGAACAGCTCAACAAACTGCTTCACGTCTACGGTGAATATATCATCGGGCGAATGGGGCTTCCCTACAAAAAGGATAAACTTTCAATAATCAGCATCGTGCTGGACGCACCGCAGGACGTCATCAGCGCACTGAGCGGTAAGCTGGGAGCGTTGGAAGGCGTATCGACCAAAACGATCACACCGAAAACGGGTTCGTAA
- a CDS encoding GntR family transcriptional regulator: protein MDFDPDLPIYLQIMNDIKRQIFSGALAPGDKLPSVRELAESIKVNPNTIVRSYQELEREGVTETRRGTGTFVGEDEKMLAQIRTEQSQRLVRNFLRQMKSSGFSREQIASLVEAAFDDCEERSTTGGAI from the coding sequence ATGGATTTTGATCCCGATCTGCCGATTTATCTGCAGATCATGAACGACATAAAGCGGCAGATTTTTTCGGGAGCGCTGGCTCCGGGCGACAAACTCCCTTCGGTTCGGGAACTTGCCGAATCCATTAAAGTGAATCCGAACACGATCGTCCGCTCGTATCAGGAATTGGAACGCGAAGGCGTAACCGAAACCCGGCGCGGAACGGGAACGTTCGTCGGCGAAGATGAAAAAATGCTTGCGCAGATACGCACGGAGCAGTCGCAGCGGCTCGTGCGGAATTTTTTACGGCAAATGAAAAGCAGCGGCTTTTCGCGTGAACAAATCGCTTCGTTAGTAGAAGCGGCGTTCGACGATTGCGAGGAACGCAGTACGACAGGAGGTGCAATATGA
- a CDS encoding ABC transporter ATP-binding protein: protein MNDQYIVRIENLEKKYTRKRALNGVTISLEKGKILGLMGPNGSGKTTLLKILAGLRKPSGGTVTIGGKPLGTETKAMVSFLPDRNILYRWMSAEDAIRFYADYFRDFDTEKAFDMLSFMNLERHEKIQTMSKGMVEKMNLTLVFSRNAKLYLLDEPLGGVDPVARDRIVSAIVKTYSENSSIIVSTHLVNDVENMFDDVCFIHEGTCLLQGSAESLRAERKMSINQLYVQLFQDK from the coding sequence ATGAACGATCAGTACATCGTCCGGATCGAAAATCTGGAAAAAAAATATACCCGCAAACGGGCTTTAAACGGCGTGACGATTTCTCTGGAAAAGGGAAAAATCCTGGGGCTTATGGGACCGAACGGCAGCGGAAAGACTACGCTGCTGAAAATTCTCGCCGGATTGCGGAAGCCGAGCGGCGGTACGGTGACGATCGGCGGCAAACCGCTGGGAACGGAAACGAAAGCGATGGTGTCTTTTTTACCCGACCGCAATATTCTGTATCGGTGGATGAGCGCAGAAGACGCAATCCGTTTTTATGCCGACTATTTTCGGGATTTCGATACGGAAAAAGCGTTCGATATGCTTTCTTTTATGAATCTTGAGCGGCATGAAAAAATTCAGACGATGTCCAAAGGTATGGTTGAAAAAATGAATCTGACTTTGGTTTTTTCCCGCAACGCCAAATTGTATCTTTTGGACGAACCGCTTGGCGGCGTCGATCCGGTCGCGCGTGATCGCATCGTGTCCGCGATCGTCAAAACGTACAGTGAAAACTCGTCCATAATCGTCAGCACCCATCTGGTGAACGACGTGGAAAACATGTTCGACGACGTCTGTTTTATTCACGAAGGGACTTGTCTGCTGCAAGGTTCGGCCGAAAGCCTGCGTGCGGAGCGGAAAATGTCCATCAATCAGCTGTACGTCCAGTTGTTTCAGGATAAATGA
- the hisC gene encoding histidinol-phosphate transaminase yields the protein MQAQRVLNLNPYKPGEQPTDRTYIKLNANENPYPPPPAVVEALVNKLSASPLTLARYPDPDASALRNAIAAFLNETGGVLCRATAACGADSACEADCACELNSARESCSACEADYARAAPCVPSARDAIPFTVTPDMIFTGNGSDEVLSFVFYSFFDSDRPLIQPEHTYSFYPVYAGYYGIPLVKVPLAPDYSLDTDAMLAAAAEHDASLIFANPNAPTGIGMSRDEVRAFLNAAPKDRVHVVDEAYVDFGGESCIPLLAEFGNLVIVRTFSKSLSFAGMRLGYIVANPDLIRIVTRVKDSFNHFPVDTLALTAGIAACASAAYYADCARKIADERDAFASFLRENGWFVLPSQTNFVLARKDSVSGKRAYEQIKRNGILVRRFDTPGVESFLRITIGTPAQMRALRTAIGDLQ from the coding sequence ATGCAGGCGCAGCGCGTTCTCAATCTTAACCCGTACAAACCCGGCGAACAGCCGACCGACCGCACCTATATCAAACTGAATGCGAACGAAAACCCGTATCCGCCGCCGCCGGCCGTCGTCGAAGCGCTCGTAAATAAACTGTCCGCGTCGCCGCTGACGCTGGCTCGGTATCCCGATCCCGACGCGTCGGCGCTGCGCAACGCAATCGCTGCTTTTTTGAACGAGACCGGCGGCGTGCTGTGCCGTGCGACTGCCGCTTGCGGGGCGGACTCAGCCTGTGAAGCGGACTGTGCCTGTGAATTGAACTCTGCCCGCGAATCGTGTTCGGCCTGTGAAGCGGACTATGCCCGTGCCGCACCGTGCGTTCCTTCCGCGCGGGACGCGATTCCGTTTACGGTTACGCCCGACATGATTTTTACCGGAAACGGCTCGGACGAAGTGCTTTCGTTCGTGTTTTATTCGTTTTTCGATTCCGACCGCCCGCTGATTCAGCCCGAACACACGTACAGTTTCTATCCGGTGTATGCGGGTTACTACGGAATTCCGCTCGTGAAGGTTCCGCTTGCTCCCGATTATTCACTCGATACGGACGCGATGCTCGCCGCTGCAGCCGAACACGATGCCAGCCTCATTTTTGCCAATCCTAACGCACCTACCGGCATCGGTATGAGCCGCGACGAAGTGCGTGCGTTTTTGAATGCAGCCCCCAAAGACCGCGTTCACGTGGTAGACGAAGCGTACGTCGATTTCGGCGGCGAAAGCTGTATCCCGCTGCTCGCCGAGTTCGGCAATCTGGTAATCGTGCGTACCTTTTCAAAAAGTTTGTCGTTCGCGGGAATGCGCCTCGGTTATATCGTTGCGAATCCCGATTTGATTCGGATCGTGACGCGCGTCAAGGATTCGTTCAATCATTTTCCGGTAGACACGCTTGCACTGACGGCGGGTATCGCGGCGTGTGCGTCCGCCGCGTACTACGCGGACTGTGCGAGAAAAATTGCGGATGAACGTGATGCTTTCGCTTCGTTTTTGCGGGAAAACGGCTGGTTCGTACTGCCGTCGCAGACGAACTTCGTGCTGGCGCGCAAGGATTCCGTTTCCGGAAAACGAGCGTACGAGCAGATAAAACGGAACGGCATTTTGGTACGCCGCTTCGACACCCCCGGCGTGGAATCGTTTCTGCGCATCACGATCGGAACGCCCGCCCAGATGCGTGCGCTCCGTACCGCAATAGGAGATTTGCAATGA
- a CDS encoding metallophosphoesterase, with translation MRFLVLSDMHGDIAYIEKLGEEFARSDAVLFAGDFARFQDVQTGLPALKLLTDKHDSVFAVTGNCDEPAFLEELEKADISVQGGLVFRDGLVFAGSGGALKFTGTTPNERSDEELVSDLRIVREQEPHAEGGVRWPNLIALVHQPPKDTKCDRITAGVHVGSPLIRAFIEEVQPLAVVTGHIHESFGIDSIGDTVVMNPGSLAEGRYGVLEAERTPSGWKIARAELCEIPSD, from the coding sequence ATGAGATTTTTAGTTCTTTCGGACATGCACGGCGACATCGCTTATATTGAAAAACTGGGCGAAGAATTTGCCCGATCCGACGCGGTGCTGTTCGCCGGCGATTTCGCCCGCTTTCAGGACGTACAAACCGGGCTTCCGGCGCTCAAATTGCTGACCGACAAACACGATTCGGTGTTCGCCGTTACCGGAAACTGCGACGAACCGGCGTTTCTCGAAGAATTGGAAAAAGCCGATATTTCGGTACAGGGCGGACTGGTGTTCCGCGACGGACTCGTGTTCGCCGGCAGCGGCGGCGCGCTCAAGTTTACCGGTACGACGCCGAACGAACGTTCCGATGAAGAACTCGTTTCCGATCTGCGGATCGTGCGCGAACAGGAACCGCACGCGGAAGGCGGCGTTCGCTGGCCGAACCTGATTGCGCTCGTTCATCAGCCGCCCAAAGATACGAAGTGCGACCGTATCACGGCGGGCGTGCACGTGGGGTCGCCTTTAATCCGCGCATTTATAGAAGAAGTTCAGCCGCTCGCCGTCGTTACCGGTCATATTCACGAATCGTTCGGCATCGATTCGATCGGCGATACCGTCGTAATGAACCCCGGCTCGCTGGCCGAAGGCCGTTACGGCGTGCTGGAAGCCGAACGCACGCCGTCCGGCTGGAAAATTGCGCGCGCCGAATTGTGCGAAATCCCTTCCGACTGA
- a CDS encoding phenylacetate--CoA ligase family protein, with amino-acid sequence MIWNPEYECMNPEALQRLQFARLKNLVEHVYRTVPFYRQRFDDLGIAPKDITCLGDIARLPFTAKDDLRQTYPYGLLAVPRSAIEEIHMSSGTTGVPVVDAYTKRDLDDWAEGMARTLSGAGAVRDDTIQNAFGYGLFTGGLGVHYGTHKIGATIIPISSGNTQKQLMLMRDFQTNLFTCTPSYALYMAEQAKELHIDLNELPLKAGCFGAEPWSENMRRQIEKEWGIKAYDIYGLTEITGPGVAFECECQYGMHVNEDLWYPEIIDPNTGTPLPDGEKGELVITTITKEGTPLIRYRTRDITFIIPERCSCGRTTRRIHRLFGRTDDLLIIRGVNVFPSQIEHALIEIQGVEPNYLIVVDRNEATHLDEAELHVEVSPDQFSDETKGMEALRSRIESVMKSKLGIMLKVKLVEPKSIERSTGKAKRVIDKRTL; translated from the coding sequence ATGATCTGGAATCCTGAATATGAATGTATGAATCCCGAAGCGCTGCAGCGGCTCCAGTTTGCGCGCCTGAAGAACCTCGTTGAACACGTGTATCGGACGGTTCCGTTTTATCGGCAGCGGTTCGACGACTTGGGGATTGCGCCCAAAGACATAACGTGCCTCGGTGATATCGCCCGGCTTCCGTTTACGGCGAAAGACGATCTGCGCCAGACTTATCCGTACGGCCTGCTCGCCGTTCCGCGGTCGGCGATTGAAGAAATACACATGTCTTCCGGCACGACCGGCGTTCCCGTCGTAGACGCGTATACGAAGCGCGACCTCGACGACTGGGCGGAAGGCATGGCCCGAACGCTTTCCGGCGCCGGCGCCGTGCGCGACGATACGATTCAAAACGCGTTCGGCTACGGTCTTTTTACCGGCGGACTGGGCGTGCATTACGGAACGCATAAAATCGGCGCGACGATCATTCCCATTTCTTCGGGAAACACGCAAAAGCAGCTCATGCTGATGCGCGATTTTCAGACGAATCTGTTTACCTGTACGCCGTCGTACGCGCTGTACATGGCGGAACAGGCGAAAGAGCTGCACATCGATTTGAACGAATTGCCGCTGAAAGCCGGCTGCTTCGGTGCCGAACCCTGGTCTGAAAACATGCGCCGCCAGATAGAAAAGGAATGGGGCATTAAAGCGTACGACATTTACGGTTTAACGGAAATCACCGGTCCCGGCGTTGCGTTCGAATGTGAATGTCAGTACGGAATGCACGTCAACGAAGATTTGTGGTATCCTGAAATCATCGATCCGAATACGGGAACGCCGCTTCCCGACGGAGAAAAAGGCGAACTGGTCATAACGACGATCACCAAAGAGGGAACGCCGCTTATCCGCTACCGGACGCGCGACATTACCTTTATCATCCCCGAACGCTGTTCGTGCGGCCGTACGACGCGGCGTATCCACCGGCTGTTCGGCCGTACCGACGATCTGCTGATTATTCGCGGTGTAAACGTATTTCCGAGTCAAATCGAGCATGCGCTGATCGAGATTCAGGGCGTGGAACCGAATTATCTGATCGTGGTCGACCGCAACGAAGCGACGCATCTTGACGAAGCGGAACTGCACGTCGAAGTGAGCCCCGATCAGTTTTCCGATGAAACGAAGGGAATGGAAGCGCTGCGCAGCCGTATCGAAAGCGTGATGAAGAGCAAACTCGGCATCATGCTGAAAGTAAAATTGGTGGAACCGAAATCGATCGAACGTTCCACCGGCAAGGCGAAGCGCGTCATAGACAAGCGTACGTTGTAG
- a CDS encoding ACT domain-containing protein, producing the protein MKIKQISIFLENTAGRIADVTKALKEAGVNLRALMIADTADFGILRIIADDSEHALEVLKKAKFTTRTTDVLAVSVKDSVGSLHEVMQLFQSHGINIEYLYASMEKTGNTAVIIFKVEDADKGLAVIKNAGLSGSHSL; encoded by the coding sequence ATGAAAATTAAACAGATTTCGATTTTTTTGGAAAATACGGCGGGGCGTATCGCCGACGTGACGAAAGCTCTCAAAGAAGCCGGCGTCAATCTGCGGGCGCTGATGATAGCCGATACTGCCGATTTCGGTATTCTGCGTATCATCGCCGACGATTCGGAGCACGCGCTTGAAGTGCTCAAAAAGGCAAAATTCACGACGCGCACCACCGACGTGCTCGCCGTCAGCGTAAAAGACAGCGTCGGTAGCCTGCACGAAGTGATGCAGCTGTTTCAGTCGCACGGGATCAACATCGAGTATCTGTACGCGTCGATGGAAAAAACCGGCAACACCGCCGTTATCATTTTTAAAGTTGAAGATGCCGATAAAGGTCTCGCAGTGATCAAAAACGCGGGCTTGAGCGGTTCTCACTCACTGTAG
- a CDS encoding formylglycine-generating enzyme family protein — protein MKQKLTHRLRTVFALLTAFTAAAAAVTQTAAVTQTAAAPGFDCITLPLTAEAAFDTFVIGENTQSITARRFVRPFSINKYETPYALWYKVRIQAEKDGYVFANPGQEGSAGRRGRAPTASGAYQPVTMINWYDAIVWCNALSEQTGRTPVYTFNGNVLRDSTETADCDLADCDWNADGYRLPTETEWEYAARRTAAGYQRGDLPSGSVDAAGESDDSVDEGTIAWYDGNTNATHAVGTAGTPFSANPAPGSGTANALGLFDMSGNVLEFCWDWFAPYEETAPGAFAAGPEVGSQRVSRGGSWSPYTGFMFAGDRYAYDPNETYNYMGFRIASSYSE, from the coding sequence ATGAAACAGAAGCTGACTCACCGGCTCAGAACCGTTTTTGCCTTACTTACCGCATTTACCGCCGCCGCGGCTGCCGTTACACAAACAGCCGCCGTTACACAAACAGCCGCCGCACCCGGCTTCGATTGCATCACCCTTCCCCTCACTGCGGAAGCGGCGTTCGACACGTTCGTAATAGGAGAAAACACGCAGTCCATTACCGCGCGCCGCTTCGTCCGGCCGTTCAGCATCAATAAATACGAAACGCCCTACGCGCTGTGGTACAAAGTACGCATACAGGCGGAAAAAGACGGCTACGTGTTCGCCAACCCCGGGCAGGAAGGTTCCGCCGGCCGCCGCGGACGGGCGCCGACTGCATCCGGCGCCTATCAGCCGGTTACCATGATAAACTGGTACGACGCAATCGTTTGGTGCAACGCGCTCAGCGAACAGACGGGGCGGACGCCGGTCTATACGTTTAACGGAAACGTACTGCGCGACTCGACGGAAACGGCCGATTGCGATCTTGCCGATTGCGACTGGAATGCCGACGGATACAGGCTTCCGACCGAAACCGAGTGGGAATACGCCGCGCGCAGAACCGCGGCGGGATATCAGCGCGGAGACTTGCCCAGCGGGTCGGTCGACGCAGCCGGTGAAAGCGACGATTCGGTCGACGAGGGAACTATCGCCTGGTACGACGGCAACACGAACGCAACGCACGCGGTCGGAACGGCGGGAACACCGTTTTCTGCGAACCCCGCGCCCGGAAGCGGCACGGCGAACGCGCTCGGACTGTTCGACATGAGCGGCAACGTATTGGAATTTTGCTGGGATTGGTTCGCGCCGTATGAAGAAACGGCGCCCGGCGCGTTCGCTGCGGGACCTGAAGTCGGTTCGCAGCGCGTAAGCCGCGGCGGCAGCTGGAGTCCGTACACCGGCTTTATGTTTGCCGGCGACCGGTACGCGTACGACCCGAACGAAACGTATAATTACATGGGATTCAGGATCGCCAGCAGCTACAGTGAGTGA
- a CDS encoding magnesium transporter CorA family protein: MITYWQQENGRVIKCDQAELDPSRNTWIDARSVTREDIRILEEEYHVQQEHILDILDPDELSRIEKDDEYTLTIARLPVFVPSDDISYFTVPVGILMYTRTIITICWTDCEVLKDMAANRARGLSLSDFPAFIIKVLSRADLTFLRYLKEINRRSTTIQNELQMSVKNNELIQLLNLEKSLEFFTTSLKSNQLLLEKLTKTRLITLDEDDREWLEDVEIDNRQAIEMTDTYSNILSGMMDAFASVISNNLNIVMKKLTIISLIMMIPTFIVSFFGMNVPLPFTDSGWLGVVIVSALCVVTALFAAKVLLKEKPIKQAKAVRKNSVQKRKERRLVRLMKVQEQKLERD; this comes from the coding sequence ATGATTACATACTGGCAGCAGGAAAACGGTCGGGTCATTAAATGCGACCAAGCCGAATTGGATCCCTCGCGCAACACGTGGATCGACGCCCGTTCCGTTACCCGGGAAGACATCCGCATTCTTGAAGAAGAATATCACGTTCAGCAGGAACACATCCTCGACATCCTCGACCCGGACGAATTGTCCCGAATAGAAAAGGACGACGAATATACGCTCACGATAGCGCGGCTTCCCGTATTCGTTCCGTCCGACGATATCAGCTATTTTACCGTCCCCGTCGGAATACTCATGTACACCCGCACGATTATAACCATCTGCTGGACCGACTGCGAAGTGCTTAAAGACATGGCCGCGAACCGCGCGCGCGGGCTTTCCCTGTCCGATTTTCCGGCGTTCATCATCAAAGTGCTCAGCCGGGCCGATCTGACGTTTCTGCGTTATCTGAAAGAAATCAACCGGCGCTCGACGACCATTCAGAACGAACTGCAGATGTCCGTAAAAAACAACGAACTGATTCAGCTCCTGAACCTTGAAAAATCGCTCGAATTTTTTACCACGTCGCTCAAGAGCAACCAGCTGCTGCTTGAAAAACTGACGAAAACCCGGCTCATCACGCTGGACGAAGACGACCGCGAATGGCTTGAAGACGTCGAAATAGACAACCGCCAGGCGATCGAAATGACCGACACGTACAGCAACATTCTTTCGGGTATGATGGATGCGTTCGCTTCGGTCATTTCAAACAACTTGAACATCGTCATGAAAAAACTGACGATCATTTCGCTGATAATGATGATTCCGACTTTTATCGTCAGCTTTTTCGGCATGAACGTGCCGCTGCCGTTCACCGATTCGGGCTGGCTCGGCGTCGTTATCGTTTCGGCGTTGTGCGTCGTAACGGCGCTGTTCGCCGCAAAAGTGCTGCTGAAAGAAAAACCTATCAAACAGGCAAAAGCCGTCCGGAAAAACAGTGTGCAAAAACGTAAGGAACGCAGGCTCGTCCGCCTGATGAAAGTGCAGGAACAGAAACTTGAACGCGATTAA
- a CDS encoding class II glutamine amidotransferase, with product MKREGEVRIPSGCAISGIFSRAGKRMSGRDIITSIAVMHDRSNGLGGGFAGYGIYPEYKEYYAFHIFYDSTACKHECEQYLERHFDIINLSKIPTAKNPKIRDEPLIWRYFVTPLPTKLGASHLDEKEYTAQCVNHVNTLVNGAYVFSSGKNMGVFKAVGFPEDVGEFYRLDEYAGYCWTAHGRYPTNTPGWWGGAHPFALLDYTIVHNGEISSYDANRRYIEMFNYKCNLLTDTEVITYILDYLLRKEKLTLEEAAHVIAAPFWQTIAGKNDCEKAQLSFLRKVYPELLITGPFSILFGFTGGMMALNDRLKLRSMVAAEKGDMVYMASEECAISVIEKDLDRVWSPAGGEPVIVTLYEEGKKCL from the coding sequence ATGAAACGAGAAGGCGAAGTTCGCATTCCGTCAGGTTGTGCGATTTCAGGTATTTTTTCACGGGCGGGAAAACGGATGTCCGGCAGGGACATCATTACGTCGATCGCCGTAATGCACGACCGATCGAACGGATTGGGAGGCGGTTTCGCAGGATACGGTATCTATCCTGAGTACAAAGAATACTATGCGTTCCACATTTTTTACGACAGTACCGCTTGTAAGCACGAGTGTGAACAATATCTGGAACGCCACTTCGATATCATCAATCTGTCGAAGATTCCGACGGCTAAAAATCCCAAGATTCGGGACGAACCGCTTATATGGCGGTATTTCGTAACGCCGCTGCCGACGAAGCTCGGTGCGAGTCATCTCGATGAAAAAGAGTACACGGCGCAGTGCGTCAATCACGTCAATACGCTCGTTAACGGCGCGTACGTGTTTTCCAGCGGAAAAAATATGGGGGTTTTCAAGGCTGTCGGATTTCCCGAAGACGTCGGCGAGTTTTATCGGCTCGACGAATACGCCGGATACTGCTGGACGGCGCACGGGCGATATCCGACGAACACGCCCGGCTGGTGGGGCGGGGCGCATCCGTTCGCCTTGCTCGACTATACGATCGTGCATAACGGTGAGATTTCATCGTACGACGCGAACCGCCGGTATATCGAAATGTTCAATTACAAGTGCAATCTGCTGACCGATACCGAAGTTATCACGTATATTCTCGACTATCTGCTGCGCAAAGAAAAATTGACGCTTGAAGAAGCGGCTCACGTCATCGCCGCGCCGTTCTGGCAGACGATTGCCGGTAAAAATGACTGCGAAAAAGCGCAGCTTTCGTTTTTGCGCAAAGTATATCCCGAACTGCTGATAACCGGACCGTTTTCCATTCTGTTCGGTTTTACCGGCGGCATGATGGCGCTGAACGACCGGCTCAAGCTGCGTTCTATGGTTGCGGCGGAAAAAGGCGATATGGTGTATATGGCGAGCGAAGAATGCGCGATTTCGGTGATTGAAAAAGATCTCGACCGCGTGTGGTCCCCTGCCGGCGGCGAGCCGGTCATCGTTACCTTGTATGAAGAGGGAAAAAAATGCCTGTAG
- a CDS encoding glutamate synthase-related protein, translating to MPVEFMYPEFEVIRNKDRCIACRACERQCANEVHRYDAAAGVMIADESKCVCCHRCVSLCPVRALKIVKSDHTFRPNKNWNAQTINEVYRQAGSGGVLLSSMGNPVDLPVYWDKIVINASQVTNPSIDPLREPMETRVSLGKKPEKIERAADGRLKTDIPPHIDLSVPIMFSAMSYGSISYNAHESLARAATELGICYNTGEGGLHQDFYRYGPNTIVQVASGRFGVHKKYLEAGAAVEIKMGQGAKPGIGGHLPGAKIVGDVSATRMIPEGSDAISPAPHHDIYSIEDLRQLIYSLKEATAYKKPVIVKIAAVHNVAAIASGVARSGADIIAIDGFRGGTGAAPTRIRDNVGIPIELALAAVDERLREEGIRGSVSVVVGGSIRSSADVVKAIALGADAVYIATSALLALGCHLCRSCHSGKCNWGIATQRPDLVKRLNPDVGSQRLVNLITAWTHEIKEMMGGMGINSIEALKGNRLMLRGIGLNEKELAILGIKHAGE from the coding sequence ATGCCTGTAGAATTTATGTATCCTGAATTTGAAGTGATCCGCAACAAGGATCGCTGCATTGCGTGCCGCGCGTGCGAACGCCAGTGCGCGAACGAAGTGCACCGTTACGACGCCGCCGCGGGCGTGATGATCGCCGACGAATCGAAGTGCGTGTGCTGTCACCGCTGCGTGTCGCTGTGCCCGGTTCGCGCGCTCAAAATCGTAAAAAGCGACCATACGTTCCGGCCGAACAAGAACTGGAACGCTCAGACTATAAACGAAGTGTACCGCCAGGCCGGCAGCGGCGGCGTGTTGCTTTCTTCCATGGGAAATCCGGTCGATTTGCCGGTATATTGGGATAAAATCGTCATAAACGCGTCGCAGGTTACCAACCCGTCCATAGATCCGTTGCGCGAACCGATGGAAACGCGCGTTTCGCTCGGCAAAAAGCCCGAAAAAATCGAACGCGCGGCGGACGGCCGCCTGAAAACCGATATTCCGCCGCACATCGATTTGTCCGTGCCGATCATGTTTTCCGCGATGAGTTACGGTTCCATCAGCTACAACGCGCACGAAAGCCTTGCGCGCGCGGCGACGGAGCTGGGTATCTGCTACAACACCGGAGAAGGCGGGCTGCATCAGGATTTTTACCGGTACGGGCCGAATACGATCGTGCAAGTCGCGTCCGGCCGGTTCGGCGTGCACAAAAAATACCTTGAAGCCGGAGCGGCCGTTGAAATCAAAATGGGACAGGGTGCAAAACCCGGTATCGGCGGGCACCTGCCCGGTGCGAAAATCGTCGGCGACGTTTCCGCTACGCGCATGATTCCCGAAGGTTCGGACGCGATTTCTCCCGCGCCGCACCACGATATTTACTCGATCGAAGACCTGCGGCAGCTTATCTATTCGCTCAAAGAAGCCACTGCGTACAAAAAACCGGTTATCGTCAAAATTGCCGCCGTCCATAACGTCGCGGCGATTGCAAGCGGTGTCGCGCGAAGCGGCGCCGACATTATCGCCATCGACGGTTTCCGCGGCGGCACGGGAGCCGCTCCCACGCGGATCCGCGACAACGTGGGTATTCCGATCGAGCTTGCGCTCGCAGCGGTGGACGAACGTCTGCGTGAAGAGGGTATCCGCGGCAGCGTGTCGGTCGTAGTCGGCGGCAGTATCCGCTCCAGCGCGGACGTGGTAAAAGCGATCGCACTCGGTGCCGACGCCGTCTATATCGCGACGAGCGCACTGCTCGCGCTCGGCTGCCACTTGTGCCGCAGCTGCCATTCGGGCAAATGCAACTGGGGCATCGCGACGCAGCGTCCCGATCTGGTAAAACGGCTGAATCCCGACGTCGGCTCTCAGCGGCTGGTCAATCTGATTACCGCCTGGACGCACGAAATAAAGGAAATGATGGGCGGTATGGGAATCAACTCCATCGAGGCGCTGAAAGGAAACAGGCTGATGCTGCGCGGCATCGGGCTGAATGAAAAAGAACTTGCAATTCTCGGTATCAAACATGCCGGCGAATGA
- a CDS encoding 4Fe-4S dicluster domain-containing protein: MKRVYVNEKWCLGCHLCEYYCAFANSGETDMVAALKGKKIYPRIQVEGNNDVSFAVSCRHCEQPLCVKACIAGALSVVDGVIVRDALKCVGCHTCILSCPYGCIVPAPDDGSGHSVVQKCELCTSNRAGKPACVEGCPNRAIVFEDRGVSGYGVCERGAAGNAPAAGGCK, from the coding sequence ATGAAACGAGTATACGTAAATGAAAAATGGTGCTTGGGCTGTCATTTGTGCGAATATTACTGCGCGTTCGCCAATTCGGGCGAAACCGATATGGTTGCGGCGTTGAAAGGTAAAAAAATATATCCGCGTATTCAGGTGGAAGGCAACAACGACGTGAGTTTCGCCGTCTCGTGCCGCCATTGCGAACAGCCGCTGTGCGTCAAAGCCTGCATTGCCGGCGCGCTCAGCGTGGTCGACGGGGTTATCGTGCGCGATGCACTCAAATGTGTCGGCTGTCACACGTGCATTTTGTCGTGTCCGTACGGCTGCATCGTTCCGGCTCCCGACGACGGCAGCGGCCATTCGGTCGTGCAGAAATGCGAATTGTGCACGTCGAATCGCGCCGGAAAACCTGCGTGCGTGGAGGGGTGTCCGAACAGGGCGATCGTTTTTGAGGATCGCGGTGTGAGCGGATACGGTGTTTGCGAACGCGGTGCGGCCGGAAACGCACCCGCTGCGGGAGGCTGCAAATGA